CCGGGCGCAAGCATCGATGAACCGCTTGAGCGATTCGCGGTCGAGACTTCGCACCCGCGCTGGCTGCTCGGAAGGTGGATCGCCGCTTTCGGCGAAGAGGAAGCGCGCCACCTTGCCCTCGCCAATAATCAGCCGCCGCCTCTCGCTTTTCGCGTCAACACGCGGCGCGCCGCGGTGGATGAAGTCATTGCCGCTCTGCAAAGCACAGGGCTGCGCTTGCGCCCATCAAGCATGGCGCGCGACGCTTTCGTGGTCGAGGCCGGGCAGGCAGCGACGCTGGCGCAAGCGGCGGAAAGTGGCGAGATTTACATTCAGGACGAGGCGTCGCAGATGGTGTCGTTGCTGCTCGATCCACAAAGCGGCGAGCGCATTCTCGACCTGTGCGCCGCGCCCGGCTCGAAGTCGTCTCACCTGGCGGCGCTCGCCGGCGCGAGCGGCTGGGTGATGGCTTGCGACATTCACCCGCACCGGCTGGCGACGCTTGCGGCGACCTGCAAGCGGCTGGGCATCGAATCAATCGCGCCAGTGGCGCTCGACGCGACACGCGAGCTGCCGCTGCTCGACGGCGCGCCATTGTTTGATCGCCTTCTGATCGACGCCCCGTGTTCGGGCACAGGCACCTTGCGGCGCAACCCTGAGATTAAGTGGCGGCTCGCCGCAAGCGACCTCGCGCGGCTCGCCGGTGTGCAGCTTGATTTGCTGCGGCGGGCGACCGTCACGCTCAAGCAAGGCGGGCGGCTGGTCTATTCAACCTGCTCGATAGAGCGCGAAGAGAACGAAGCGGTAATTCACAGCTTTCTTGAAAGCGGCGCGCCGTTCCGCGTCGTTGCGCCAACCGCGCCTGCCGCATTGCTGACCGGCGAAGGCTTCGTGCGGACGTTCCCGCATCGCGATGGCGCCGACGGTTTCTTTGCCGCCGTCCTGGAAAAGACGAGATGACCGAACAAGTGACCCTCGATGACATACGCCGCGCCGCCGAGCGCATCAAGGCGGGCGTGCGGCGCACGCCGCTTGAACGCTCCGGCTGGCTATCAAGCGAGCTGAACGCAGAGGTGATGTTGAAGCTCGAATGCTGGCAACTGACCGGCTCGTTCAAGCTGCGCGGCGCGATGGCCAGGCTCTCAGGGCTGACCGAAGCAGAGCGCCGGCGCGGCGTGCTGACGGTGTCGGCGGGCAATCACGGGCTGGCGGTGGCGCACTGTGCCGCCGCGCTCAAGCTCGACGTCCGCATCGTTGTGCCGCGCTCGGCGTCGCGCGCCAAAGTCGAAGCCATTCGCCGCTACCCGGTGACGCTGGTCGAGTGTGGCGAAACTTACGACGAGGCCGAGCGCGCCGCTCGTCGCATGGAAGGCGAATCCGCCGCCGTCTTCGTTTCGCCTTACAACGATCCGCAGGTGATTGCCGGGCAAGGCACAGTGGCGCTTGAGATTCTCGAAGACGCGCCCGACGTTGAAGCCATCGTGGTTCCGGTCGGCGGCGGCGGATTGATCGCCGGCGTGGCGATTGCCGTCAAGGCCCTCCACCCGCACGTCAAAGTCTACGGCGCGGAGCCGGCGACGACGCCGACGATGAGCGCCGCGCTTGCCGCAGGTCAGATTGTCGAGATTGTTGAAGAAGAGACGGTCGCCGATGGCCTGGCCGGTAACATCGAGCCCGACTCGATGACTTTCCCGATCACTCGCGATTTGATTGACGATATGATTGTCATTGATGAAGCCGCGATCCGTCGCGCCATCGCCCGTGTCGCCCGCGAAGACCACCTGATGGTCGAAGGGTCTGCCGCCGTCAGCATCGCGGCGCTCAAGGATGCGCGCTTACAAGGCCAGCGCGTCGCCGCCATTGTCACGGGCCGCAACATCACGCTCGACCTGTTCACGAAGATCGTAGCCAGCGCTTAAAGATGAGATTCAGTGGCGCGCCATCCGTGTGCGCCGCGCGCCGGTGAAGAAGACGTAGACCGGGTTCTCGCTGTCGCCGAGCCGCGCCGCCGACCAGACGAAGCGCTCGTCGGCGGCATGTGCCAGGACTTGGCCTTTTTCGGCAAAGCCATCGTCGTCGGTCTCTAGCACCGCGACGGCTACCCACTCGTCGGGGAAAGAACGTTTGATTTCTTTGATGGAAATAACCGCAGACCCATGTCCGAAAAAGCTCACGACGACCTCCGAGATTCGCAGGGCTAACGTATAGAAGGGTTCGGGGTCAACCTTGTCGCCAACGGAATCCTGTTGAGGGCTGCTCGGGCTTGAGACGGCGTTTCGGGTGCTGTCTGCCCAACATTGTACCACCTGCTGTCAAGACCTAGGTCGGTAATTTTGCGAGCGCGATGGCACGCGGCGCGATTTGTTTCTACAATGCAGGTGAGGCGCAATGATTCGAAGGGAGCAGGTATGCGATTGACCGAGATGGTCTCGTGCGCGGGTTGAGCGGCTAAGCTCGCGCCGAGCGAGCTCGCTCAGGTTCTGAGCGGGCTGAACATTCCACAATCTGCAAAGGTGCTGGTTGGCATCGAGACTGCCGACGACGCCGGAGTCTACCTGCTGCGCGATGATCTGGCGCTGGTGCAGACCGTAGATTTCTTCACGCCCATCGTTGACGACCCATATGATTACGGGCGCATCGCGGCGCTCAACTCGATCAACGATGTCTGGGCGATGGGCGGCACGCCGCTGACGGCGCTCGCTGTCACCTGCTTTCCAAAGAAAGGCGTTGACTTCGAGATTCTCGCCGAGATCATGCGCGGCGGATTGGATGTGCTGACGGAAAACGGTGTCGCCTTGCTCGGCGGTCACAGCGTCGATAACCCGCAGATCATGTTCGGTTACGCGGTGACCGGCACGATTGACCCGCGACAGGTGATGACCAATCGCGGCGCGCGACCGGGTGATGCGCTGATCCTGACCAAGCCCATCGGCACGGGCGTGATTTCGACCGGCATCAAATTCGAAAAAGCGCCGCCTGAGGTCGCCGCCGCGTCGCTTGCGACGATGTTGCGGGCGGGCCGTCGCGCCGCCGACGTGATGCGTGAATTCGGCGTCAAAGGCGCAACCGACATCACGGGCTTCGGCCTGCTCGGCCACGCCTGGGAGATGGCTAGCGGCAGCAACGTGACTATCGAGATCGAAGCGGCGCGCGTGCCGCTCATCCGCGGCGCTTACGAGCTAGCCGAGCAGGGATTGTTGACCAGCGGCGACCGCAGCAATCGTCAGTACGTCGGCGGCAACATTGACTTGAGCGAAAGCCTCAACAAGCCAATGGCCAGCCTGCTCTTCGATCCGCAGACCGCCGGCGGATTGCTGATCGCCATTGACGCGACGCGCGCCGAAACCATGCTGGCGCGGCTGCGCGAGACCTACACCGACGCGGCAATCATCGGAGGCGTGATGACGCGCGGCACCCACGCTCTCATAGTCAGATAATCCGACCCTCAAGTTGTCAGATAATCCGATCTTCAATTAGCATCATTCCACCCGCGGCGGCCCCTGGCGAACGCGGGCTCGCAATTTCGCTTCACTACTGGCCCAGCCTTCTTCCATCCACCAGGTTGCGCCGGCTTCGATATAAGGGCGCACGGTTTCGACGGCCCGCTTGCGGCTCTTGTTGCCGGTCGAGCCGCCCGCGAGGATATCGTATGGCCTCGTCGCCGTGCGGTGCTCGTCAACGTAAGCCTTGATCGTGCGGACCTCGTCTACGGTCAGGCTGCCGTCGGCAGGTGACCCGCCATAGCGTTGCGCAATCAGTCCGTCCCATTGCAACGCCCGCCGCATGGATTTCTCTTTCGGCCAGACGCCGACGACCCAGATAGGCACACGCGGCACTTGCACAGGCGGCGGCAGCATGGACATCTTGTCAATGTGATAATGCTCGCCCGCATAACTGAATGGCTTGCCGCTCCAGAGGCCCGCGAGAATGTCGAGGCTTTCATCGAGCAAGCGGGCGCGGGTCTTCAAATCCGTCGCCTCGCCGACTTTGAAAAAGCCGCCGTCGTGATCTGCCGCGCCGAGGCCGACCGATAAGATCATCCGTCCCTTCGACAGGTGATCGAGCGTTGCCACTTCGCGCGCCAGCTTCCACGGGCGGCGGCGCGATGGCGGCGTCAGCAACGTGCCGATGCGAATGCGCTCGGTGCGCACGGCCATAGCAGCCAGCACCACCCACGGATCGAACCACGGCATATCAGGAAAATGGTCTGTGCCCATAGCCATCGCGTCGGCCACAAAGACGCCGTCCCAGCCGGCGGCCTCGGCCTCGCAAGCCAGATCAACCAGGTCGCACGCATTGCCCAGTGAAAGCACGATTCCATATCGCATACACGCCTCCTTACTTGTCACTGAAAGAGTCTCCTGCTGGTCAGTGCAAAAAGAGCATGCGCCTGCAAAGCTGACATCCTTTGTCATATTTCTGTGATAAAGTGGTCGGCGTTTCGAAATGATGTGAAGAGGTAACGAGCGATGCGTGCGGATCGGCTGCTTTCGATCATGTTGTTGCTTCAGGTTCACCGGCGGGTGACGGCGCGCGAGCTGGCGGCGCGTCTGGAAGTCAGCCAGCGGACGATTCACCGCGACATGGAAGCGCTCGGCATGGCGGGCGTGCCGGTGGTCGCCGAGCGCGGCAGCAATGGCGGCTGGTCGCTCATGGAAGAGTACCGCACCAACCTGACGGGCTTGAGCAAAGACGAAGCGCAGGCGCTCTTTCTGATCCAGCCGGCGCGGTTGCTGGCCGACCTGGGATTGGGCAAGGCGGCAGACGCGGCGTTGATCAAGCTGCTTGCGGCGCTGCCGGCCACGCACCGCGACGACGCCGAGTACGCGCGCCAGCGCATCCACGTTGACCTGAGCGGCTGGCACCGCGCCAACGAAGCGATTGCGAGCTTGCCGGTGATTCAGCAAGCGGTCTGGCAGGGGCGGCGACTGCAAGTGGTTTACGAGCGCGGCCCGCACTGTGAAGCGGTCGAGCGCGTCGTTGACCCGCTGGGGCTGGTGGCCAAAGGCAGCGCCTGGTATCTGGTCGCGGCGGCGGAAGGCGTGCCGCGCACCTACCGCGTGTCGCGTGTGACGCAAGCGACGTTGTTGGATGAAGCGTGCGAGCGCCCGAAGGACTTTGACCTGGCGGCGTATTGGGAAGCGTCTACGGCGAGCTTCAAAGCCAACCTGCCGCGTTATGAAGCGCGGCTGCGGGTGGCAGCAGAGGTTTTGCCACGGCTCGCCTTCGCGGGCCGCTTCGCCCGCATTGAACAGACGAGCGCGCCCGCCGCCGATGGCTGGTCGGAAGTGCAGGTGCGTTTCGATGTCGAAGAGATGGCGATTGAGTATGCTTTGAGCTTCGGCCCGCAGGTCGAAGTGATCGCGCCCGCCGCCTTGCGCGATAAAGTAATCGAGATGGCCCGCCGCGTCATTGATTTTTATGTGCAGCCGCCGCGCGCCAAAGGAAAAGCTCAGTACAATAAATCTTAGCCAGCGGTCACTCGTCGTATTCGTCCGAGCCTTGCACCCACATGAACGATTGCAGGTCGATCATGTCCCGCGGCTCTAAGTCCCTAACATCGGCGCGCACGGTTTCGGCAAACGCCAGCATGCTCGCATACGTCTCCCACGAAGGCCGCGACTGGTAATGGAAGTCGAAGCCGTATTCGCGCGCCGCACGGCGCGTCACCATCGGCTTTAAGAAGATGTGCTGATCGGGCCGCGCGATGAATCCGAAGACCGTTGCCAGCGGCCAGGTGAGGACGCGCGTCTGCCGGCGCGGCAGCGCGGCGACGACTTCGCACCAGCGCTCGAACTTGCGCTCGGCGCCGCCCGCGCCGTAGAGAAAATCATAGAGACCTTCGGCAAAGGCGCGCGCGCCCGCCGCCGGTCTCACCGCGTCGCGCAGCGCCATCTTTTCAAATGAGAAGAGCAGGTTGGTGCGCGACTCGACGCGTACGGCGTGCGCCGCGACTTCGGCGAAGCGGCCCGCTTCGAGCAGCGCGCGATAGGCGGCGCGGTCGAGCGATTCATGCCACTGCTCGTGCGCCTGCCACTTGTAGCCGCGCTCCCAGGCAATGTAGGTCTCGTCGCGGAAGCCTTGCGGGAAGAAGCGCAGGAACTTTTGCCGGCAGTGCCGCGCCCCCTCTGTCGGTTGATTGCGCGTCAGGACGGTTGCGGTGTGACGTTTACCCATGTTCGATCTCTGACCTCCTCGCTTTATGGTCACGGCTGGCCGCTTGAGTTGTCAACGCCGCCCGCCGAGTAGACGAAAAGGAAAAGGCCGGGGTGTGATCCCCGGCCTTTCAGGTTTGAGCAGCAGTCGCGCCGTTTGGATTAGATGTCGAGGTTGCGCACGTCGAGCGCGTTGTCTTCGATGAAGCGGCGGCGCGGCTCGACCGCATCGCCCATCAGCACCGTAAACATCTCGTCAGTCTCGACCGCGTCGTTCACCTGGACGTTCAAAATCGTCCGCGTGTCGGGCCTGAGCGTCGTCTCCCACAACTGCTCGGGGTTCATCTCGCCCAGCCCCTTGTAGCGCTGAATCGAAATGTCTTTCTTCGCCGCCGTCATGATGTGGTCGAGCAGCGCGACGCGCGAATTCACCGTCGTTTCGTTGTCGTTTTCGGCAATCACGAACGGCGCGCGGCTGATGGCCTGCAAGTCGCCGAGCAACTGCACCGCCTTCTGAAACTCGACGTGCGTCGCCAGCTCCCAGTCAATGACGATGCGCCCGTTGCCGCGCGACCGCAGCACGACGACTTCATAGGTGCCATGCTCTTCGTCTGTGCCAAGCTCCGTGTCGTAGCTCTCCTTTTCGAGCGCCGCCGCGACACGCTGCAAGAGCTTCTCTTTCTCGAAGACTTCGTGCAGCTTCAGGCCGCCTTCTTTCGACGCCATCACTTCGCCGAACGCCTCGACCACGGTTTCGACCAGCTTGCGGTCATGCAGCCGCCGTTCGAGCTTGTCGAGATAAGCATTCAAATCCGAGAGCTTCTCAAGCGCCTTGCGCAGCTCAGCGCCTTTCAGTTGGGTGCCGGTCGCCTTCACCGTCACGGTGACGTTTTCGGTTGCCTTCTTCATCAGGAACTTTTGCAGGTCGCGCTCGTCGCGCAGGTACTGTTCGCTGCGTCCCTTCTTGATCTTGAACAGCGGCGGCTGCGCGATGTAGACGTGGCCGCGATCAATCAACTCGGGCATCTGCCGGTAGAAGAACGTCAGCAGCAGCGTGCGGATGTGCGAGCCGTCCACGTCGGCGTCGCACAGCAGGATGATGCGGTCATAGCGCAGCTTCGACACGTCGAAATCGTTCTTGCCGATGCCTGTGCCCATGGCCGTGATCATCGTGCGAATCTCTGAGTGCGACAGCATCTTGTCGTAGCGCGCCTTCTCAACGTTGAGGATCTTGCCCTTGAGCGGCAGGATCGCCTGCGTCCGACGGTCGCGTCCCTGCTTGGCCGAGCCGCCTGCCGAATCGCCTTCGACGATGAACAGCTCGCACAGCGCCGGGTCTTTCTCGGAGCAGTCGGCCAGCTTGCCGGGCAGCGCGGCGCTGTCTAATGCGCCCTTGCGCCGCGTCAGGTCGCGCGCCTTGCGCGCCGCCTCGCGGGCGCGCGCCGCTTCAATCGCTTTGGCGATAATCTTGCGCGCCACTGTTGGGTTCTCTTCAAAGTAGCGACCGAGGTTCTCGTTGACGAAGGCTTCGACGACGCCCTTGACGTCCGAGTTCAGCTTGCCCTTGGTCTGTCCTTCAAACTGCGGCTGCGGCAGCTTGACGCTGACAACGGCGACCAGGCCCTCGCGCACATCTTCGGGGGCCAGCTTTTCGTCGTCCTTCTTAAACAGGCCCGCCGACTTCGCATAGTTGTTGATCGTGCGCGTCAGCGCGGCGCGAAAGCCCGTCAGGTGCGTGCCGCCATCCACCGTGTTGATGTTGTTGGCGAACGAGTGGACGATCTCGTTGTAGCTATCGTTGTACTGGATCGCCACTTCGATCCCGGTCGGGTCGCTCTCGGTTCCTTCTCTCTCAAAGTGGATGGGCTGCGTGTGCAGCACGGTCTTGCTCTTGTTCAGGTGCTTGACGAATTCGGCGATGCCGCCGCGGTAGAAGAAGTCGTGCGCCTTCGGCGGCTCGCTGCGCTCATCGATGATGGTGATGCGGATGCCGGAATTCAAAAACGCCTTCTCGCGCAGCCGCTGCGACAGCGTGTCGAAGTTGAAGGTCGTCACCTCGAAGATTTCGGTGTCGGGCTTGAACGAGACTTTCGTGCCACGGCGGCGCGTCTTGCCCGTGAGCTTCAGTTTTTCTTGCGGGATGCCGCGCACATACTCCTGTTCGTAGGTGTTGCCGTCGCGCCAGATTTCCAGGCGCAGCCATTCCGACAGAAAGTTCACCACCGAGACGCCGACGCCGTGCAAGCCGCCCGACACCTTGTAAGCGTTGGTGTCGAACTTGCCGCCGGCGTGCAGCTTGGTCAGCACGACTTCAGCGGCAGAGACCTTCTCCTGCTTGTGGATGTCGACGGGGATGCCGCGCCCGTTGTCGATAACGGTGATCGAATTATCGATGTGAATAAATACTTCGACGCGGTCGCAGTAGCCGGCGAGGGCTTCGTCAATCGAGTTGTCCACGACTTCGTAGACGAGGTGATGCAGGCCCAGCTCGCTGGTCGAGCCGATATACATCGCCGGGCGTTTGCGCACCGCATCACGCCCTTCGAGGACGGTGATCGATGCCGCGCCGTAATCCTGTGCTTGTTTGGTCACACGCTTCTCCTTATTGGTAACTTGCTTTACTGCTCTGCTCATAATCTCCTCTGTCGTCTGCCGGCCCGCGGGCCTCTTCGCGTTCTTTGGTCATTTCGCGCACGGTGCGTTCGAGCTCTTCAAACGCTCCCGGCGCGCTACCTGCGGCAGAGACAGCATTGACGCTGGAGCGGTCGCCGGTCGGCTCGCGCCGCGCCCGCCCACCTTCGACATAAAAGGCCGCCGCGCGGTCACGATAGCGGTTGGCTATCGCCCGACGCGACGTGCTGACGAAGGTTTGCGCGCGCCCTTCGAGGCTAGAAATCAACGCCTCGATACGCCCACGGTCCAGCTCGGCGTCAATGTCATCTATGAGCAAAACGGGGCTTTCTTCGTACACTCTATTATAAATCGAAACCTGCGCTAAATCAAGCAAAAGTAAGGCACTTCGCTGCTGGCCGGCGCTGCCGAAACGGCTGACTTCGCGCGCATCCGCAAGAATCTCCAAATCGTCGCGGTGCGGCCCGATCAAGGCGTGCCCGGCGGCCAGCTCGGCCTGTAAGCGTACGCCCAGGCGCTCGCGGAAGAGTTGCGCAAAGTTATCCAGATCACCTTTGCCTTCGAGCTGTGAGCGATAGCGCACGTTGAGGCGCTCGGCGGCAAAGATCGCCCGCCCGTAATCGTTCTCGGCCAGCACGCGATTCAAGCGCGCGACGTAATCGAGGCGCGCGTCGTGGAGCGCCGCGCCATATTCGATCAGCTCTTCGTTCCAGGCTTCGACCTGGGCGACAAAGGCCGCCGGCTGCTCGCTTTCCGAGGCGGCGGCGAGCAGCTTGTTCTTTTGCTTGAGGATGTGGTTGTACTGCGCGATGGTGTTCAGGTAGCCGGGCGTTGTGGTGACGATGCCGCGGTCGAGAAAGCGCCGGCGCTCTAACGGTTCGCCGCGAATCACGTCCATCTCTTCGAGCGAGAAGACGAAAACGTCGAGGTTGCCGAGATAGCGCGTGACCGCTTCGCGCTTGCCGTTGACGTACAGCTCTTTGGTGGCGTCGGTGAGCGCCAGTTGAATCTGCTTGCTGACCGAGCCGCGCACGATGGTGCCGCGCAGCAAGGCTTGCGGCGCGTCAAAGCGCACGCACTCGCGCAGTTGCGAGGTGCGAAAGGATTTCGTGCTGCCGAGGACGTAGATGGCTTCGAGCCAGTTGGTCTTGCCCTGCGCGTTGTCGCCGTAAAAGATGTTGAGTCCGGGGCCAAACTCACCCAGGCCCTCGAGATTGCGAAAGCCGGTGGCTTCAAGGCGCGTGAGCAGCATACTGGAATTTTATCACAGCGCCGCCAGCGCGTCATCGCGGTAGACAGCCTTCGTCACTTGGCCTATAATCGGACGCGCCCTTTAAGGTTGTGTCACTTTGAGTACGGAGAAAGCAAAGTGGGCAACCCGGATCACGTCCGCCTCACGGACGGATTACAGCAGATCAATGACCGACGCCAGCGCCTTGCTGATTCGCGCTGTGGCGAAGGTCTATTCGCTCCTGAAACGACCGGCCGCACACCTGCCGCTGCCGCATTCTCGCTTCAACGGTTCGCCCGACTCAGCTCTACAGTTGATTACTCCCCCATCATGCCCGTAGAGAGGATTTGCGCACGTGACCGAAAAAATACTGGTAGTAGACGACAGCAACGACACGCTTGAAATGATGACCAAGTTGTTAGAGATGGAATCCTTTAACGTCGTCACGGCGGCGGACGGGCGTGCCGGCTTCGACACGGCGAAGGCCGAGCGCCCGGACATCATCATCACAGACATCCATATGCCGATCCTTAATGGCATCGAGATGATTCGCCTGCTGCGCGGCGAAGTCGAATTCACCCGCGTGCCGATCATGGCGATCACCGCTTATGGCCCGGCGGTCGCCAAAGAGGCGATTGCCGCCGGCGCCGACCATGCGGCGACCAAGCCGATAGATTTCGACTCGTTGATCCGCGGCATCCGCCAGTTGCTCGGCTCCGCCAAGAGCGAGGCAAACGGCACGGCCTGAGGGCGCTAGCGAAACCCGCGCACGCGGGCCGGACCTTCCGCCTTGTCTGTCAAAATCAATGGCCCGCCGCGATCCACTCGCGGCGGGCCATCATTCCACGAACTATCCCTGTGAAGGATTAGCGCAGAATCTGAGCCAGCACTTCCATCGGCACATTGCCGGTAACGCGCACGTCAATGTCGTTGCCGGTGATCGTAATCGACTTGAGCGCCGTGACGAGCGGCGCCATCTTCGGATCGTTTGACGCGCCGAGGAAGCCACGCGCCATCTCCAGCAAGCCAGTGAGCTGCGTGGTCAGGGCGCGCGCATGCTCGACCGTGTCATTGCGCAGCGTGGCGTTGAGGTCAACGCCGTTGGTCACGTCAACGCCGCCAAAGATCATCTTGATCGAGCTGAAATCGCCCATCGGCCCGGTCGGCAGCTTGCCGGCAATTGATGACATCTCCAGGGCGAAGCGCACCGCGCCGGTGGTCGTCGCGAGCGCTTCGGTTAATTTGGCGTTCTGCGCGATGCTGGCGCGGCTGCCGGTCTTCACGTCTATGGCCGCGCGCACCGAAGTGGGCGTGCCGGCGACCGCCGTAGTGGCATCGAGAAAAGCGAAGCCGCCCGCCTCATTCGGCTTGCTCGCCTTCTGGTTGACCGACTCGACTTTGAACACCTCGACGCCCTTGTAGGTCTCCGAGGTGAGCTTTATCTTTTCGTCGGCGCGCAGCCGCGCCAGCAAGGCGCTCTGATTGAGCCGGCCCGAGACGGCGACCGCCGGGTTGTTGGTGTTGCCATTGGCAAACGACACGGCGACCGTCTGCACGTCGCTGAGGCTGATGCCGGCTTCGCTCAGCTCCGATTGAATCTTCTCGAAGGCAGCGCGGAACTTCTCCTGCCCCGACAGCATGCCCCACAACTGGCTTGAGGTGATGCGCTGCACGTCAATCAACAACACGGCGTTGCCATCCGGCAGCGCGTTGAGCAGCTCGGCGCCGCCTTGCCCGGCGACTCGCGCCGCTGACGAACGGACGCCCGCGCTCACGGCGAACGCCAGCATGATGGCTACAAAAACGACTCTCTTCATGACTCTTTCTCTCCTGTGGTTATCATACATTGCGAATTCGCTCCGCGCCGCCCGGCGCGATCTCTTCTTCGGGCGCATATGCAAATAACGAGCGCCGCCGGTCCCGAGTTTAGGTTAAATTGTCCGGCTCGAAAACCGTGTATCCAGTGAAGCCATCTTGCGCGCGCCTCGACGGGTTGCTTAGAATTCCTCTTACCGCGCGGAAGCTCCCTTCACACCGAGTAATACGCAGACGGTAGCCCGGCGAATGCAATTTATTGAACACAGGCTTTCATGCAAAAAAAGAATCCATCGGCTCGACGTTCCGGCGCGGCGGGCGTGTCGGCGAAATCAGCCGCCGCCCGCGCCCCTGAAGCGCCGCCGCCACTTTCATTCATTAACCGGTTGAGGACTTCCCCGCGCCCTCTGCTGGTATGGCTTCCGCTGGCGCTGGCGTTGCTGGCCTCGCTCGTGGCGCTGGCCAACGACTTTGCTTGCGATGACGCGCCGCAAATCCTTAAAAACCCGCTACTCAAGAGTCTCACCAATTTGCCGGCGGCTTTCACGGCGGGCGTGTGGCGGTTCGCGCCACCCGATATCGCCGCCGTTACGCAATCCTACTACCGTCCGCTGTTCAATGCCTGGCTGATGATCAGCAACGCGCTGTTTGGCGAAAGACCCTGGGGCTGGCACTTGCTCGCGCTGCTGCTGCACGCGGCGGCGACCGGGATGGTCTATGTCGTCGTCCGCGAGCTGTTCGAACGCCGCCGGCTGGCGCTCGTCGCCGCCTGCCTGTTCGCCGTCCTGCCGGTTCATGCCGAAGCCGTCGCCTGGGTATCGGGCAGCGCCGCCGTGCTGATGGCGCTGCTGCTGTTTACGGCGCTGGCGTTTTACCTGCGCTATCGCAAGTCAGGCAAACCTCATCAACTCGCGCTGACGCTGGCGTTTTACCTGTTGGCGCTTTGGGGCATGGAAGCGGCGCTGGCCTTTCCGCTCGTCGTCGCTTACCTGGAACTGACGCCGCCGCGCCAATCCGCGTCAGGCAAAGGGCGCGGCGTGAGCTTCACGATGCTCGGCGCGGGGCTACTGCTGGTGACGGCGGTTTACGCGTTGATGCGTTACCTCGCCAACGGCGCCATCTTTGCGGCGGACGAGACGCGCTTACCGCTCGACGCGGCGCTGCTGACTATGCCGCTGGCCATCATTAAATATCTTGGCTTGCTGCTCTGGCCCTTCGGCTACAGTTATCAACATTACACCTTGCCGGTCACCTCGGTTCTGGATTTCAAGCTGCTCGCGCCGCTGGCGCTGGTCATCGTCCTTGCCGCGGTCGTGGCGCGCTATGGCTCACGCGAGTTGCGCTTTGCCGGCGCGTGGTTCCTGCTGACGCTGCTGCCGGTGCTGCTGGCGATGAGCCGCTTCGAGATCGAGCACCTCGTTCAGGAAAGATATCTCTACCTGCCGTCGCTCGGCTTCTGTCTGGCGCTGGCCGCGGGCATCGAATGGC
The DNA window shown above is from Blastocatellia bacterium and carries:
- the recF gene encoding DNA replication and repair protein RecF (All proteins in this family for which functions are known are DNA-binding proteins that assist the filamentation of RecA onto DNA for the initiation of recombination or recombinational repair.); protein product: MLLTRLEATGFRNLEGLGEFGPGLNIFYGDNAQGKTNWLEAIYVLGSTKSFRTSQLRECVRFDAPQALLRGTIVRGSVSKQIQLALTDATKELYVNGKREAVTRYLGNLDVFVFSLEEMDVIRGEPLERRRFLDRGIVTTTPGYLNTIAQYNHILKQKNKLLAAASESEQPAAFVAQVEAWNEELIEYGAALHDARLDYVARLNRVLAENDYGRAIFAAERLNVRYRSQLEGKGDLDNFAQLFRERLGVRLQAELAAGHALIGPHRDDLEILADAREVSRFGSAGQQRSALLLLDLAQVSIYNRVYEESPVLLIDDIDAELDRGRIEALISSLEGRAQTFVSTSRRAIANRYRDRAAAFYVEGGRARREPTGDRSSVNAVSAAGSAPGAFEELERTVREMTKEREEARGPADDRGDYEQSSKASYQ
- a CDS encoding response regulator, which gives rise to MTEKILVVDDSNDTLEMMTKLLEMESFNVVTAADGRAGFDTAKAERPDIIITDIHMPILNGIEMIRLLRGEVEFTRVPIMAITAYGPAVAKEAIAAGADHAATKPIDFDSLIRGIRQLLGSAKSEANGTA
- a CDS encoding tetratricopeptide repeat protein — protein: MQKKNPSARRSGAAGVSAKSAAARAPEAPPPLSFINRLRTSPRPLLVWLPLALALLASLVALANDFACDDAPQILKNPLLKSLTNLPAAFTAGVWRFAPPDIAAVTQSYYRPLFNAWLMISNALFGERPWGWHLLALLLHAAATGMVYVVVRELFERRRLALVAACLFAVLPVHAEAVAWVSGSAAVLMALLLFTALAFYLRYRKSGKPHQLALTLAFYLLALWGMEAALAFPLVVAYLELTPPRQSASGKGRGVSFTMLGAGLLLVTAVYALMRYLANGAIFAADETRLPLDAALLTMPLAIIKYLGLLLWPFGYSYQHYTLPVTSVLDFKLLAPLALVIVLAAVVARYGSRELRFAGAWFLLTLLPVLLAMSRFEIEHLVQERYLYLPSLGFCLALAAGIEWLAARAWLKLPPARLVTALAAALILLYSTAYILHSRHWSDSLAVYRQAVAVAPDSAAAHSALAIELAATGRIRDAEASARRAVELDPQYVDGRLKLSFLMQQQGGVNKAIDELEQAKSSIAQTATNRSNLATLNLNLGMLYSQKRDYPNAIDAAQQSLALWPRATGYFYAAFMHSLAKQYEAALPLYQEASRRLPPGFAPIHLSLGDLYGQLGRFEEARDEYQKYLALAPPDAPEVKSTQELLNRVNNRLQNSNSDKPAPEPPRGRK